A single window of Columba livia isolate bColLiv1 breed racing homer chromosome 16, bColLiv1.pat.W.v2, whole genome shotgun sequence DNA harbors:
- the NPBWR2 gene encoding neuropeptides B/W receptor type 2 — protein sequence MGNSSVWDELNSTCSNAGNSCYLDKSVRFNLTFQEQAADFYIVLPVIYSVICAVGLTGNTAVIYVILKAPKMKTVTNMFILNLAIADDLFTLVLPINIAEHLLHYWPFGEVLCKVILSIDHYNIFSSIYFLTVMSIDRYLVVLATVKSKRMPHRTYRAARIVSLCIWILVTIIVLPFIIFANVYVDDLEIKSCGLNFPKPERFWFKASRIYTLILGFAIPVSTICILYIMMLYKLRNMHLNSNAKALDKAKKKVTVMVFIVLAVCLFCWTPFHLATIVALTTDLPQTSMVIGLSYFITSLSYANSCLNPFLYAFLDDSFRKSFRKMLECRTS from the coding sequence ATGGGAAACAGCTCTGTTTGGGATGAGCTGAACAGCACCTGCAGCAATGCTGGCAACAGCTGCTATCTGGACAAGAGCGTGAGGTTCAACTTAACCTTCCAAGAGCAGGCAGCCGATTTCTACATCGTCCTCCCTGTCATTTACTCTGTGATCTGCGCTGTTGGGCTCACAGGCAACACTGCCGTCATCTACGTGATCCTCAAGGCCCCCAAGATGAAGACTGTGACAAACATGTTCATCCTGAACCTTGCTATAGCTGATGACTTGTTCACACTCGTCTTGCCCATTAATATTGCTGAACACCTTCTCCACTACTGGCCCTTTGGAGAAGTCCTCTGCAAGGTCATCTTGTCCATAGACCACTACAATATCTTCTCCAGCATTTATTTCCTAACAGTGATGAGCATAGACAGGTATCTGGTAGTACTGGCTACAGTCAAGTCCAAGAGGATGCCACATCGTACATACAGAGCTGCCAGGATTGTCAGTTTGTGCATCTGGATTCTAGTCACCATCATAGTCcttcctttcatcatttttGCCAATGTCTATGTAGATGACCTGGAGATCAAAAGTTGTGGTCTCAATTTCCCCAAGCCTGAAAGGTTTTGGTTCAAAGCCAGCAGGATTTACACCCTCATCCTTGGCTTTGCCATTCCAGTATCCACCATCTGCATCCTCTACATCATGATGCTCTACAAGCTGAGGAACATGCACTTGAACTCTAATGCTAAAGCCTTGGACAAAGCCAAGAAGAAAGTCACTGTTATGGTCTTCATagtcctggctgtgtgtctCTTCTGTTGGACACCCTTCCACTTGGCCACCATTGTGGCTTTGACCACAGACTTGCCCCAGACCTCCATGGTCATTGGTCTATCCTACTTCATCACCAGCCTAAGCTATGCTAACTCGTGCTTGAATCCCTTCTTGTATGCTTTCCTGGATGACAGTTTTCGGAAAAGTTTCCGGAAGATGCTGGAATGCAGAACTTCTTGA